CATGCTTACAACACATATACAGGTACATAATAGTGAATATACCCTTTTACGTTTATCAAATATCTTGGCAACAACTCAAGGTGGTAAAGCTTGACctaatatatgtgtgtgtgtgtgtgtatgtgtgtgtgtgtgtgtgtgtgtgttttaaatcaattttaattgtaattttaattaattaagctaacaaaatgagtccaaacaattcaaatattacatgataaaatcCTAAGTCTACTCAGACATAAACACGCTTTAGCttcgtacggactctcatcacctcgtgcgtacgtagcacccacaagtagcagcacataacaattacatcacctatgggtagtttccccctcactgGGTTAGACAGGAGACCTACCTCGccccgaagttccataaccggctaccatgcctctctaactcttcaatCAAAGCCCTTtaacccgaaactagtcaaacaatgtgcaaaccaataatagtaaactctaatactcataattattaatcaatttataacaaattCTCAACTTcgttcaaaaagtcaacaaaatcgATTTTCGGCCCCACGTGCCCGGATCGCGTgaaattttgaagataaactttacccatgacgacacaaactcaaatatatgatttatttcaaattccatgtccaatttcgtggtcaaaatccaaaatacgatttctaggttttctaccaaaattccacaatttttactaattttcatgcttaaatccgtatataaatcatgtatttaactcacaatgtatAGAAATCTCTTACCTCaagattgatgatgaaaatggtgcctccaaatcgccccaaaatcgcccaagcaAGAGAGGAAATGAGAGAAATGGGCAAAAATCCCGCTTTAAAAATAATTATGCCCATTGGATCAGGTAAATGGCATGGTATAACAATCTATGAAGAGAATTGATATAAAAGAAAGTTCTAATTTTAGATATTGGCATCCTATATCCCAACATtaagatttttttatatttaattttatagccaaaattatttttatgcaaCATCAAAAGAAACATACAGCACGCTCCTCTCTCTCCCTCTTTAATGTTCTTGTtctctttcttccccaaattttACTCCATATTTTTCAATCCCCCAAATCTCTCCCTCCTTCTCCGATAATTACTCTGTTAggttttctcttaatttttattgGGTAATTCTCTATATCTAGAATCTTTTGTAGAATTTTCCATAGCATATCAACATTCTTTTCAACTTGAAAGATATGTAAAAGTTCAACCTCTaagaaataaaaatctaaatctACCGTGGTCAAATCTTCGTCTCTTCAATAAAAATCTACAGTAGACACTTTgcaataaaaataagatttaGGCCTAAATCTGATAACATTTTATAAGTGAATTAATATTGGTAAATGTTTTCTCTAGATTTCCAAATCAGGAAGTTTTCTCCTTACAAAATGGCAATCACTATCATCaggaaattaaactaattaaagtATGATATTATTTTACTTTGGATTTGTTTTCGACGTCTTCATATGTTTCTCAATTTGAGCTAAAGTTAATCAAATCAATTTTAATGTACTaaaccaaagaaaataaaaaaattaaagtcaATTGCTGTGGACTACCACTGCATGTATTACTTCTTTAAGACAATAAATCTGTTTGGTATGGTAGGAATCTTTTGTTTTCTAGTAAAGTCATCTAGTGTTTGTTACGAGAAAATCTTTTTTAAAGACGACATTCTCTAATTTCCATGAAAAAGGGAGTAGTAAATTCAGCCACTTATTAGAGAAAGTCGTTTTCTTGTACAGCTATTTCAACtcataataattttatttttcaaacaaatgcttagacattatatatatatataatatatatacttacgctatactatgcactaagtataagtgtattaggtaatactgtatcgaatatagcttatatatatatatatatatatatatatatatatatatatatatatatatatatatatatatatatataattaacatACTTATAATTTTCATAAACTTTATAATGCATGAGACTATAGGGACCGACCAACAAGAATGTTAATGGAGTAGTATGTATTCATTCATCTTTAATCAGACGTTTCGGGTTTAGGCCTTGACTACGAAATCGTCTTTATTAGAAGCACTTTACTCCACAAAACAAAATTTCATATTCCGAATTTAGTCGGAATGGAATACCGAACACCGAGCGAGACACCATAAATATATGTGGGGACCACATCCACTAGCTCTTgctccccccacccccaccccacccttTCTCTCTCAGCCGTAATTCACCGTCTGAATTGGACATGGCCATACGGCCCTCCATATATAGTCCATACACAAAAACATTTTACACGTGCTTTTTTATtggaaataatttttaaaaagaaataccCAGCGtgtatattaaaaaataaaaagaaaatcacCCCACGTGTTTAAGTTCACCTTACCTTCCCACGTGTTTTTTTCAGCTTTCTTCCCATAATATATTTATCCTTCACCACCTTTTGTCTCTACATTAACTTTAGTACCACACTACTATACTCCTACTTCATCTCATATTTCTTGAACTATTTTTCTCTCTTCCAATGAATTTTGAAGATGATCAAACTTCTAATTCTTCATGTTCTTCCTCTGATCATGATATTCTtgataaagaaaagaattttaaTCTGTCTTCATATTCTATGAATGTTATAATTAAACCGTCGTTACATAACAAGAGGAGGGCAGGAAGGAAGAAATTCAAGGAAACGCGACACCCCTTTTATAGAGGAGTAAGGAGAAGGAACGGGGACAAATGGGTGTGTGAAATACGCGAGCCGAATAAAAAGTCAAGAATCTGGTTAGGTACCTTCTCCACTCCTGAAATAGCAGCTAGGGCACATGATGTTGCTGCCCTAGCTCTCCGAGGGACAAAAGCTTCCCTTAACTTCCCCGAATCGTCTTGGTCTCTCCCTAAAGCCCAATCTTCTTCCCCTCACGACATTCAAATCGCGGCTCTTCAAGTTTCCAATAAAGTTGTGTCATCTCCCTTGAAACCCTCTATGTCATATTTGAAGTTAGAAGAGTCTTCTTGTTTTCAAAGCCCAAAAGATGATCAAGAGAATTCTTTAAAGGGTTATAATGATTCTTGTGAATTAATGG
Above is a window of Nicotiana tabacum cultivar K326 unplaced genomic scaffold, ASM71507v2 Un00350, whole genome shotgun sequence DNA encoding:
- the LOC142179098 gene encoding dehydration-responsive element-binding protein 1B-like → MNFEDDQTSNSSCSSSDHDILDKEKNFNLSSYSMNVIIKPSLHNKRRAGRKKFKETRHPFYRGVRRRNGDKWVCEIREPNKKSRIWLGTFSTPEIAARAHDVAALALRGTKASLNFPESSWSLPKAQSSSPHDIQIAALQVSNKVVSSPLKPSMSYLKLEESSCFQSPKDDQENSLKGYNDSCELMEFVDEEAMFNMPILIDSMAEGMLMTPPSYEKRF